The Lycium barbarum isolate Lr01 chromosome 10, ASM1917538v2, whole genome shotgun sequence genome includes a region encoding these proteins:
- the LOC132615297 gene encoding uncharacterized protein LOC132615297 isoform X1, protein MGTGRIFNGRKYFLAGAAFSAAAITFQTLNPNSTHSPFINGVVRSTRALITITSNIIDYKYSLYNFNPNTNEYRLALSEVHFRSAKRILTMCDVNRGIYIKAGQFVASIRQVPKEYSTLLSSLQDQAIPMQFNAIKQVLISNFSQNCLSEMFLSFDEVPVAAASIAQVHHAVLVKDRKEVAVKVQYPGLEYQMKFDLRTMALLSKLVGLIFPDYRFNWLVSEFEKSIACELDFIGEAKNLERIRKNFKDNSTVRVPNVFWDFTTRQVLVMEFCRGCKVDDVDFMKERGISAVKVAKALAEMFAEMIFVHGFLHGDLHPGNILVSPEGKNGFSLVLLDFGICKQLDEDFRLKYCQLWEALVVMDSTKIQQIGEYFGVGKYSKYFPVIFTGRTIDSKSALGSGMSAEEKKNLKEDLKSLKMEDISSFMESLPTDFLTVLRTDGLLRSLTSKLGAPLRVRLLAYAEYALYGLSLNADSKSDSAIGVMLFKFKTGLRYVQLRLLFGILGLLSWVESIKHSSTRRFNDLLSSAGYVVRNLYRPLLTA, encoded by the exons ATGGGGACTGGGCGTATATTTAATGGCAGAAAATACTTTCTCGCCGGCGCCGCCTTCTCTGCCGCCGCCATTACATTccaaaccctaaaccctaactcCACCCATTCCCCTTTCATAAACGGCGTCGTTCGCTCCACTCGAGCTCTCATCACCATCACGTCAAACATCATAGACTATAAATACTCATTATACAACTTCAATCCTAACACTAACGAGTATCGCCTTGCTCTCTCTGAAGTACATTTTAGGTCAGCAAAGAGAATTTTAACTATGTGTGATGTGAATAGAGGTATTTATATCAAAGCAG GTCAGTTTGTTGCATCCATTAGACAAGTACCAAAAGAATACTCAACATTACTTTCATCATTACAGGATCAAGCTATTCCTATGCAGTTTAACGCGATTAAACAAGTGCTAATCAGTAATTTCAGTCAAAATTGTTTATCGGAGATGTTTTTATCATTTGATGAGGTACCAGTTGCTGCTGCATCTATTGCGCAAGTACACCATGCTGTTTTAGTGAAAGATCGTAAGGAAGTTGCAGTTAAGGTGCAGTATCCCGGATTAGAGTATCAAATGAAATTTGATCTTCGTACCATGGCTTTGTTGTCGAAATTAGTGGGATTGATTTTTCCTGATTACAGGTTTAACTGGCTTGTATCGGAATTTGAGAAATCTATTGCTTGTGAACTTGATTTTATTGGAGAGGCTAAAAATTTGGAGAGAATTCGCAAAAATTTTAAGGATAATAGCACGGTTAGGGTTCCTAATGTGTTTTGGGATTTTACGACGAGGCAGGTTTTGGTGATGGAGTTCTGTAGAGGTTGTAAGGTCGATGACGTGGATTTTATGAAGGAAAGAGGAATTAGCGCGGTTAAGGTTGCGAAAGCTTTGGCTGAAATGTTTGCGGAAATGATTTTTGTTCATGGTTTTCTGCATGGAGATTTACATCCTGGTAATATATTGGTTTCACCTGAAGGGAAGAATGGATTTAGTTTAGTGCTGTTGGATTTTGGGATTTGTAAACAGTTGGATGAGGATTTCAGATTGAAGTATTGCCAGCTTTGGGAGGCTTTGGTAGTTATGGACTCGACGAAAATTCAGCAGATAGGAGAATACTTTGGTGTTGGGAAATACTCCAAATATTTTCCTGTTATATTTACGGGGAGAACTATTGACAGTAAATCGGCACTTGGGAGCGGAATGTCTGCTGAAGAAAAGAAGAACTTGAAGGAGGATTTGAAGTCTCTTAAAATGGAAGACATATCTTCCTTCATGGAATCTCTGCCTACCGATTTTCTCACAGTATTGCGGACCGATGGGCTCCTAAGATCTCTGACCAGCAAGTTGGGTGCTCCCTTGAGAGTTCGGTTACTGGCATATGCTGAATATGCACTATATGGACTTTCGTTGAATGCTGACTCTAAATCTGATTCTGCCATAGGAGTTATGCTGTTTAAATTCAAGACTGGCCTTCGATACGTCCAATTAAGACTCCTCTTTGGGATATTGGGGCTTCTTTCATGGGTTGAAAGCATCAAACACTCGTCAACTAGGAGATTTAACGATTTACTTTCCTCAGCTGGTTATGTGGTAAGGAACTTGTACCGTCCTTTATTGACAGCATAA
- the LOC132615297 gene encoding uncharacterized protein LOC132615297 isoform X2 yields MGTGRIFNGRKYFLAGAAFSAAAITFQTLNPNSTHSPFINGVVRSTRALITITSNIIDYKYSLYNFNPNTNEYRLALSEVHFRSAKRILTMCDVNRGIYIKAGQFVASIRQVPKEYSTLLSSLQDQAIPMQFNAIKQVLISNFSQNCLSEMFLSFDEVPVAAASIAQVHHAVLVKDRKEVAVKVQYPGLEYQMKFDLRTMALLSKLVGLIFPDYRFNWLVSEFEKSIACELDFIGEAKNLERIRKNFKDNSTVRVPNVFWDFTTRQVLVMEFCRGCKVDDVDFMKERGISAVKVAKALAEMFAEMIFVHGFLHGDLHPGNILVSPEGKNGFSLVLLDFGICKQLDEDFRLKYCQLWEALVVMDSTKIQQIGEYFGVGKYSKYFPVIFTGRTIDSKSALGSGMSAEEKKNLKEDLKSLKMEDISSFMESLPTDFLTVLRTDGLLRSLTSKLGAPLRVRLLAYAEYALYGLSLNADSKSDSAIGVMLFKFKTGLRYVQLRLLFGILGLLSWVESIKHSSTRRFNDLLSSAGYVDGT; encoded by the exons ATGGGGACTGGGCGTATATTTAATGGCAGAAAATACTTTCTCGCCGGCGCCGCCTTCTCTGCCGCCGCCATTACATTccaaaccctaaaccctaactcCACCCATTCCCCTTTCATAAACGGCGTCGTTCGCTCCACTCGAGCTCTCATCACCATCACGTCAAACATCATAGACTATAAATACTCATTATACAACTTCAATCCTAACACTAACGAGTATCGCCTTGCTCTCTCTGAAGTACATTTTAGGTCAGCAAAGAGAATTTTAACTATGTGTGATGTGAATAGAGGTATTTATATCAAAGCAG GTCAGTTTGTTGCATCCATTAGACAAGTACCAAAAGAATACTCAACATTACTTTCATCATTACAGGATCAAGCTATTCCTATGCAGTTTAACGCGATTAAACAAGTGCTAATCAGTAATTTCAGTCAAAATTGTTTATCGGAGATGTTTTTATCATTTGATGAGGTACCAGTTGCTGCTGCATCTATTGCGCAAGTACACCATGCTGTTTTAGTGAAAGATCGTAAGGAAGTTGCAGTTAAGGTGCAGTATCCCGGATTAGAGTATCAAATGAAATTTGATCTTCGTACCATGGCTTTGTTGTCGAAATTAGTGGGATTGATTTTTCCTGATTACAGGTTTAACTGGCTTGTATCGGAATTTGAGAAATCTATTGCTTGTGAACTTGATTTTATTGGAGAGGCTAAAAATTTGGAGAGAATTCGCAAAAATTTTAAGGATAATAGCACGGTTAGGGTTCCTAATGTGTTTTGGGATTTTACGACGAGGCAGGTTTTGGTGATGGAGTTCTGTAGAGGTTGTAAGGTCGATGACGTGGATTTTATGAAGGAAAGAGGAATTAGCGCGGTTAAGGTTGCGAAAGCTTTGGCTGAAATGTTTGCGGAAATGATTTTTGTTCATGGTTTTCTGCATGGAGATTTACATCCTGGTAATATATTGGTTTCACCTGAAGGGAAGAATGGATTTAGTTTAGTGCTGTTGGATTTTGGGATTTGTAAACAGTTGGATGAGGATTTCAGATTGAAGTATTGCCAGCTTTGGGAGGCTTTGGTAGTTATGGACTCGACGAAAATTCAGCAGATAGGAGAATACTTTGGTGTTGGGAAATACTCCAAATATTTTCCTGTTATATTTACGGGGAGAACTATTGACAGTAAATCGGCACTTGGGAGCGGAATGTCTGCTGAAGAAAAGAAGAACTTGAAGGAGGATTTGAAGTCTCTTAAAATGGAAGACATATCTTCCTTCATGGAATCTCTGCCTACCGATTTTCTCACAGTATTGCGGACCGATGGGCTCCTAAGATCTCTGACCAGCAAGTTGGGTGCTCCCTTGAGAGTTCGGTTACTGGCATATGCTGAATATGCACTATATGGACTTTCGTTGAATGCTGACTCTAAATCTGATTCTGCCATAGGAGTTATGCTGTTTAAATTCAAGACTGGCCTTCGATACGTCCAATTAAGACTCCTCTTTGGGATATTGGGGCTTCTTTCATGGGTTGAAAGCATCAAACACTCGTCAACTAGGAGATTTAACGATTTACTTTCCTCAGCTGGTTATGTG GATGGAACCTGA